One window of the Bacteroidales bacterium genome contains the following:
- a CDS encoding type IV secretory system conjugative DNA transfer family protein translates to MEKFKDIVKIFETAFTIFFNIIEGILSIFNYKEKGVYNAEFAPQSKVFSFFSDYGFCITGKKNLSVKDSYQNAIVIGGTGVGKSSVVLIPSLYSMRSSLLVHDPAGELYNKSAGYLLQKGYKVKVLNFANPNISCNYNPITRANSSSEIQKISSMLVQNALGQNSKDPFWNTQAVGLLAMLISILKKQDKEYQNLYNILHLLNNLGGNPKAVDLLFLKYAGDVLFSEYKSFLAYDEKVISGVIATCKASLQIFSDESVAKITSKDDLNFMDFRNERTVLFIQNSVSEQKYYSVLTSLFFEQFFSFIMSRFPRGDEEDIFFLIDEASSLNLPTLSLAVANVRKHRAGIMLLLQDHSQLIHLYGKYEADGIKANCFAKMYFTGQSLETATELERMLGKCEYKDKEEKKHIRPLMTSDEIRTMALNEALLICGHHNPIKLKLVPYYKNFYLSDYSNIPTPDIENKNMSDSISLLPLNVPENNNE, encoded by the coding sequence GCGTATATAATGCAGAGTTTGCTCCTCAAAGTAAAGTGTTTTCTTTTTTCTCCGATTATGGTTTTTGCATCACAGGAAAAAAGAATTTATCGGTAAAAGATTCTTATCAAAATGCAATTGTAATAGGTGGAACAGGCGTTGGTAAAAGCTCGGTTGTTTTAATTCCGAGTTTGTATTCAATGCGTTCATCTCTTTTAGTCCACGATCCAGCGGGGGAACTCTATAATAAAAGTGCTGGGTATTTATTGCAAAAAGGATACAAAGTTAAAGTATTGAATTTTGCAAACCCTAATATTTCCTGCAATTATAATCCCATTACACGAGCCAACAGTTCATCTGAAATACAAAAAATTTCTTCAATGCTTGTGCAGAATGCACTTGGGCAAAACAGCAAAGACCCTTTCTGGAACACACAAGCTGTGGGACTTTTAGCAATGCTGATTTCAATTTTAAAAAAACAAGACAAAGAATATCAAAATTTATACAACATCCTTCATTTGTTAAATAATTTGGGAGGCAATCCTAAAGCGGTTGATTTGCTTTTCTTGAAATATGCAGGCGACGTGCTTTTCAGTGAATACAAATCATTTCTTGCTTATGACGAAAAAGTAATTTCAGGCGTGATTGCAACTTGCAAAGCTTCGCTACAAATATTTTCCGATGAATCTGTCGCAAAAATAACGTCAAAAGATGATTTAAATTTTATGGATTTCAGGAATGAAAGGACAGTCCTTTTTATTCAAAACAGCGTTTCAGAACAAAAATATTATTCTGTTTTGACTTCACTGTTTTTCGAGCAATTCTTTTCTTTTATTATGAGCCGTTTCCCAAGAGGCGATGAAGAAGATATTTTCTTCCTGATTGATGAAGCTAGTTCCTTAAATCTGCCAACTTTGTCGCTTGCTGTCGCTAATGTCCGAAAACATCGTGCAGGAATTATGTTGTTGCTCCAAGATCACAGCCAGCTTATACACCTTTACGGCAAATACGAAGCAGATGGAATAAAAGCCAATTGTTTCGCTAAAATGTATTTTACAGGGCAATCATTGGAAACAGCCACAGAGCTTGAAAGAATGCTTGGTAAATGCGAATACAAGGATAAAGAAGAAAAGAAACACATCAGACCTTTGATGACTAGCGACGAGATTCGCACCATGGCTCTGAACGAAGCCCTTCTTATATGCGGACATCATAATCCTATAAAACTTAAACTCGTTCCATATTACAAAAACTTTTATTTAAGCGATTATAGCAATATCCCAACTCCCGACATCGAAAATAAAAATATGTCTGACAGCATTTCATTATTACCTCTTAATGTTCCTGAAAATAATAATGAGTAA
- a CDS encoding tyrosine-type recombinase/integrase, with product MKNIKPLHIPPTKRFKGLYVYCYKCKTNMQDICKATGKSLKNCPNGDRHVFKCYVNVPGKKNERKTKKFETRDINEAIKQAIEFRKEVQEGNYNKENIVEVEKEVETQKEVETQSKNEIQKKEVKIEKNNEPKLLINAMARYVGYLHNDPEIVPEYKIEIRDKRYIEDIERNLKHFVICLKKNGYNPNELTLEDVNDQIIGKFHSYILNELKLSNASYNRVMTQLTSFYNYHINEGYQAKNPFKTIPRKPVNPNIETITEEEYKNLLEIIQKQELGKNALSTGKIRNMYKSWVKDAIELGLLTGRRNEEIVQMKWNDIFTDEKGNFLYIKATDFKVSRQKDQEMKNPKPIYVPITDELKDLLLRIGFEKYKGSDKYILAPEETMQRDIINRFISRSFSHYYKLLKTGRHLSYKCLRKTYISRLSGFMGIDNARLITKHSGTQVMEQHYVDKKVIAHTARKFKMFEHDTESREDELEKIRNKNNEKTLER from the coding sequence ATGAAAAACATAAAACCTTTACACATTCCGCCAACCAAGAGGTTCAAAGGATTGTACGTGTATTGTTATAAATGCAAAACGAATATGCAGGACATCTGCAAAGCCACAGGCAAATCATTAAAAAATTGTCCAAATGGCGACAGGCACGTATTTAAGTGCTACGTGAATGTTCCCGGAAAAAAGAACGAACGAAAAACAAAAAAGTTTGAAACACGAGATATAAATGAAGCCATAAAACAAGCAATAGAATTCAGAAAAGAAGTGCAGGAAGGGAATTACAATAAAGAAAATATTGTTGAAGTTGAAAAAGAAGTTGAAACGCAAAAAGAAGTTGAGACACAAAGCAAAAATGAAATACAAAAAAAAGAAGTTAAAATTGAAAAAAATAATGAGCCGAAACTTTTAATTAACGCAATGGCTCGGTATGTTGGATATTTACACAACGACCCCGAAATAGTTCCGGAATATAAAATAGAAATAAGAGATAAAAGATATATAGAGGACATTGAGCGAAACCTTAAACATTTCGTAATTTGCTTAAAGAAAAACGGTTATAACCCAAATGAGCTAACACTGGAAGATGTTAATGACCAAATAATAGGGAAATTTCATAGCTATATTTTGAATGAGTTAAAACTCTCAAATGCGAGCTACAACAGGGTAATGACACAATTAACCAGCTTTTATAACTACCATATTAACGAAGGTTATCAGGCAAAAAACCCGTTTAAAACAATTCCTCGAAAACCCGTTAATCCGAATATTGAAACCATAACCGAAGAAGAATACAAAAATTTGCTTGAGATAATTCAAAAACAGGAACTTGGTAAAAATGCATTAAGCACAGGAAAAATAAGAAATATGTATAAGTCGTGGGTGAAAGATGCTATTGAGTTAGGATTGTTGACAGGACGCAGAAACGAGGAAATAGTGCAAATGAAATGGAATGATATATTTACAGATGAAAAGGGCAATTTTTTATACATCAAAGCGACAGATTTCAAAGTCAGCAGACAAAAGGATCAGGAGATGAAAAATCCGAAACCGATATATGTTCCTATTACAGATGAACTCAAAGATTTACTTTTGCGGATTGGATTTGAAAAATACAAGGGAAGCGATAAATATATTTTAGCTCCCGAAGAAACAATGCAGAGAGATATAATCAATAGGTTTATATCTCGCTCTTTTTCACATTACTATAAGTTATTAAAAACAGGAAGACATTTAAGTTATAAATGTTTACGCAAAACATATATCAGCCGATTAAGCGGATTTATGGGAATTGATAATGCAAGGTTAATTACAAAGCATAGCGGAACACAGGTTATGGAACAACATTATGTTGATAAAAAAGTTATTGCACATACTGCAAGAAAATTTAAAATGTTTGAGCATGACACTGAGAGCAGAGAGGATGAATTAGAAAAAATCAGAAATAAAAACAACGAAAAAACACTGGAAAGATGA
- a CDS encoding ArdC-like ssDNA-binding domain-containing protein: MNNQNTNNNKPTDVYTIVTNRIIEHLEKGVVPWQQSWSDAGLPKNLITGKHYRGINVWLLSALDYKQNYFLTFRQVKDLGGSVKKGEKSHEVIFWKWFEKENKETKEKERIPMLRYYRVFNVSQCDNIPLDKIPPIIERNNNPIETCEKIISEMPQKPRIQNKEQRAYYNRLSDYVNVPKIETFNKSEDYYGTIFHELVHSTGHGERLNRKELLESKGMRTDKYAIEELTAEMGASYLKSYANIPIEQLENNASYIQGWLERLKNDKKFIVYASSQAQKATDYILNISPEKEIEYTNEIESKENVREEELNKVRNKNNKEITIEI; this comes from the coding sequence ATGAATAATCAAAACACAAATAATAATAAACCAACAGATGTTTATACAATCGTCACAAATCGTATTATTGAACACCTTGAAAAAGGCGTTGTGCCTTGGCAACAATCTTGGTCTGACGCAGGGTTGCCAAAAAATTTAATTACCGGAAAACATTACAGGGGGATTAATGTTTGGCTTTTATCAGCTTTGGATTATAAACAAAATTATTTCCTTACTTTCAGACAGGTTAAGGATTTAGGAGGTTCTGTCAAAAAAGGCGAGAAATCGCACGAAGTTATATTCTGGAAATGGTTTGAAAAGGAAAATAAGGAAACGAAAGAAAAAGAAAGAATCCCAATGCTCAGATATTACAGGGTTTTTAATGTTTCGCAATGCGATAATATTCCGCTTGATAAAATACCGCCAATTATTGAAAGAAATAATAATCCGATTGAAACCTGCGAGAAAATTATCAGCGAAATGCCCCAAAAACCAAGAATACAGAATAAGGAACAAAGGGCTTACTATAATAGATTGAGCGATTATGTAAATGTTCCAAAGATTGAAACTTTTAATAAAAGCGAGGATTATTACGGGACTATATTTCACGAATTGGTTCATAGTACCGGACACGGCGAGAGATTAAATCGCAAAGAACTTTTAGAAAGTAAAGGTATGCGAACTGATAAATATGCTATTGAAGAATTAACAGCCGAAATGGGCGCTTCTTATTTAAAATCTTATGCAAATATCCCGATTGAACAGCTTGAAAACAACGCTTCATATATTCAGGGTTGGCTTGAAAGATTAAAGAATGACAAGAAATTTATTGTTTACGCCAGTTCTCAGGCACAAAAGGCAACTGATTACATCTTAAATATCAGCCCAGAAAAGGAAATTGAATATACTAATGAAATTGAGAGTAAGGAAAATGTGAGGGAAGAGGAATTGAATAAAGTCCGAAATAAAAATAATAAAGAGATAACTATTGAAATATAA
- a CDS encoding relaxase/mobilization nuclease domain-containing protein, with product MIIKIKSHKNPNFKKLLNYMLYDKDRLFDKNGKSFAVSHNLRGNSITEWVKQFNENEKFRQNKRTDSVILTHEIISFHRDDAKNISIDKLEDIARQYVQERGNGMLLAVPHFDKEHYHIHICASGIEYKTGKSMRLSKATLQNLKKKIQEYQIEKYPELNKSLVNHGNEKKAKALPEKEFKFKERTGRASDKEQLLEILNKCYTKSNSKNNFYENLKENGLQTYIRGGKIYGVIHKSKKYRFKTLSFTEERLQELDKSINRENEINKLRKKTKEKIISRNR from the coding sequence ATGATAATAAAAATCAAATCACATAAAAATCCAAATTTTAAAAAATTGCTTAACTATATGTTATACGATAAAGACCGATTGTTTGATAAAAACGGAAAAAGTTTTGCAGTGTCGCATAACTTAAGAGGGAACAGCATTACTGAATGGGTCAAGCAATTCAATGAAAATGAAAAATTCAGACAAAACAAAAGAACGGATTCAGTCATTCTGACTCACGAAATTATCAGCTTTCATAGGGACGACGCTAAAAACATTTCAATAGACAAGCTTGAAGATATCGCAAGGCAATATGTTCAGGAGCGAGGAAATGGAATGCTTTTAGCAGTTCCGCATTTTGATAAAGAACATTACCATATACACATTTGTGCCTCCGGCATTGAATACAAAACAGGGAAGTCAATGCGATTATCAAAAGCAACACTGCAAAACTTAAAGAAAAAAATACAGGAATATCAAATTGAAAAATATCCCGAGTTAAATAAATCATTGGTAAATCACGGAAACGAAAAAAAAGCGAAAGCCCTACCTGAAAAAGAATTTAAATTTAAAGAAAGGACTGGTAGGGCATCGGATAAAGAACAATTACTTGAAATACTTAATAAGTGTTATACAAAATCAAATTCAAAAAACAATTTTTACGAAAATTTAAAAGAAAACGGACTGCAAACATACATAAGGGGTGGCAAAATTTACGGAGTGATTCACAAAAGCAAAAAATATCGTTTCAAAACATTAAGTTTTACTGAAGAAAGATTGCAGGAGCTTGATAAATCAATAAATCGCGAGAATGAAATAAACAAATTACGAAAGAAAACAAAAGAAAAAATTATTAGTCGTAATCGTTAA